From a single Cotesia glomerata isolate CgM1 linkage group LG6, MPM_Cglom_v2.3, whole genome shotgun sequence genomic region:
- the LOC123266540 gene encoding uncharacterized protein LOC123266540 → MRFIILLATLCLAAAYPSDDNSGFVDVDVPMSMEPSDTDEVVADGNPGEEMTGRVEGGAEEGSNGSEDKGSSNDEESNPEEGDQGATEEPDDFYSEEPTTNLCTKAGNVRDPETCGFVMCSEGFDGSFTELNRQPCPHHTCFDEENNRCEWKSKLNL, encoded by the exons ATGCGTTTCATTATTCTTCTGGCGACTCTTTGTTTGGCCGCGGCCTACCCTTCCGATGATAACT CTGGGTTCGTCGATGTTGACGTTCCTATGTCCATGGAGCCGAGTGATACTGACGAAGTTGTTGCTGATGGTAATCCTGGAGAAGAAATGACGGGAAGAGTCGAGGGTGGTGCAGAAGAGGGCAGTAATGGCTCAGAGGACAAAGGTTCCTCAAACGACGAGGAAAGTAATCCTGAAGAAGGTGATCAAGGTGCTACAGAAGAGCCcgatgatttttattctgaaGAACCAACCACTAATCTGTGTACCAAAGCTGGAAACGTCCGAGATCCAGAGACTTGCGGATTTGTTATGTGTTCTGAAGGTTTCGACGGCAGTTTCACTGAGTTAAATCGTCAGCCCTGTCCTCATCATACTTGCTTCGATGAAGAAAATAACCGCTGCGAATGGAAGAGTAAATTGAACCTTTAA
- the LOC123266533 gene encoding acidic mammalian chitinase-like has protein sequence MRVLVALAFLMTCAAERKIVCYFGSWSVYRPGNGRFSIENIDPHLCTHLVYTFVGLKGSSIRVLDPWQDLPTNYGKDGFRRFNKLKLKNPALKTLVAIGGWNERSRKYSIMASNPESRECFADNAVAFVKQWGFDGFDLDWEYPNQRGGQPRDVQNFVELLKVMRQKFDQEGLILSAAVAAAESSAAKSYDIVEISKYLDFINLMAYDFHGFWDHKTGHNAPLFAAPGDSEDLQKFTSEAAVNYWLSKGAPREKLILGIPTYGHSFTLANPKNNGIGAATSGYGDPGPYTQLGGMLGYNEICEMQQHGGWNFFFDEERQVPWAYRGYQWISFDNVESIKAKAQFAKEKGLGGTMVWSIETDDFHGICGESYPLIKTLNVILRS, from the exons ATGCGAGTTTTAGTTGCCTTGGCATTTTTGATGACCTGCGCCGCCGAAA gaaaaattGTGTGTTACTTCGGCAGCTGGTCAGTTTACCGCCCGGGTAATGGAAGATTCAGTATAGAAAACATAGACCCTCACCTATGCACTCACTTGGTCTACACATTCGTGGGATTAAAAGGCTCTAGCATCAGAGTTCTGGACCCATGGCAAGACTTACCTACAAACTACGGCAAGGACGGGTTCAGAAGGTTCaacaaattgaaattgaagAATCCTGCTTTGAAAACTCTGGTAGCAATTGGAGGGTGGAATGAAAGATCCAGGAAGTACTCAATAATGGCGAGCAATCCTGAATCCAGAGAGTGCTTCGCTGATAACGCAGTCGCGTTTGTCAAACAGTGGGGCTTTGATGGGTTTGACCTGGACTGGGAGTACCCTAACCAGCGCGGTGGTCAACCCAGGGATGTTCAGAACTTTGTAGAGCTTCTGAAAGTAATGAGACAGAAGTTTGATCAAGAAGGATTGATACTGAGTGCTGCTGTGGCTGCAGCTGAGTCTTCAGCTGCTAAATCTTATGATATTGTTGAGATTAGCAAGTACCTGGACTTTATTAATCTAATGGCGTATGACTTCCATGGGTTCTGGGATCACAAGACTGGACATAATGCTCCTTTGTTTGCTGCTCCTGGTGATTCTGAAGACCTGCAAAAATTCACATCT gAAGCAGCAGTGAACTACTGGTTATCCAAAGGCGCGCCTAGGGAGAAGTTAATCCTCGGAATTCCAACTTACGGACACTCATTTACACTGGCAAATCCCAAAAACAACGGAATTGGAGCTGCTACTTCAGGTTATGGTGATCCTGGACCCTACACCCAGCTTGGAGGAATGCTCGGGTACAATGAAATCTGTGAGATGCAACAACATGGCGGCTGGAATTTCTTCTTCGACGAAGAAAGACAAGTCCCCTGGGCTTACAGAGGGTACCAGTGGATCAGCTTTGACAATGTCGAGTCGATAAAAGCCAAGGCTCAGTTTGCCAAGGAAAAGGGTCTAGGAGGCACCATGGTCTGGAGCATCGAGACTGATGACTTTCACGGCATCTGTGGAGAAAGTTATCCGCTAATAAAAACTCTCAATGTTATTCTTCGAAGTTAA
- the LOC123266539 gene encoding uncharacterized protein LOC123266539 isoform X1: MRFIILLATLCLAAAYPSDDNSEFVDFEVPKSMEPSNTAESCAHADASSGASNEVVADGNPEEEMPGSVEVGTEKDSKGLSNDKEKNPEVGDQGEKKETDGDHCKEPTTNLCTKTGHVLDPKTCGYVACSIGPDGSSYEVYRHLCPDHTCYVEENDRCEWKSNLMLEISEKAQ; the protein is encoded by the exons ATGCGTTTCATTATTCTTCTGGCGACTCTTTGTTTGGCCGCGGCCTACCCTTCCGATGATAACT CTGAGTTCGTCGATTTTGAGGTTCCTAAGTCCATGGAGCCGAGTAATACTGCCGAATCTTGTGCTCATG CTGATGCAAGTTCTGGCGCTTCTAACGAAGTTGTTGCTGATGGTAATCCTGAAGAAGAAATGCCGGGAAGCGTTGAGGTTGGTACAGAAAAAGATAGTAAAGGGTTGTCAAACGACAAGGAAAAAAATCCTGAAGTAGGTGATCAAGGTGAAAAAAAAGAGACCGATGGTGACCATTGTAAAGAGCCAACCACTAATTTGTGTACCAAAACTGGACACGTCCTAGATCCAAAAACTTGCGGATATGTTGCGTGTTCCATAGGTCCCGACGGCAGCTCCTATGAGGTATATCGTCATCTCTGTCCTGATCATACTTGCTACGTTGAAGAAAATGACCGCTGCGAATGGAAGAGTAATTTGATGCTTGAAATATCTGAAAAAGCtcaatga
- the LOC123267231 gene encoding chitinase-3-like protein 1, producing MKIFIALAVLYFTACAAEKKIVCYFQSWSVYRKGNGKFGIEKIDPKLCTHLIYTFVGIKGSEVKILDPWQDTPNDYGKDGFGRFNKLKLKNPALKTLVAIGGWNEGSTKYSIMASNPRSRERFADNAVAFVKKWGFDGFDLDWEYPAQRGGSPNDVKNFVKLVKVLGKKLHSQGLLLSAAVAAAKSSASQSYDIAKISKHLDFINLMAYDFHGPWDPITGLNAPLHAGRGDQDRDFNSEAAVNYWLSKGAPKEKLILGVPTYGRTFTLSNPRNNGLGAATSGPGNAGPYTKEAGYLGYQEICEMQKKGGWKVSYDKERKAASAYKGNQWVGFDNVKSIKAKAEFVKKMGLGGAMVWAIDVDDFNGVCGEKYPLVKTLNAVLRGGKEMSQKEPAEVDNSQEDEPDLDDSQNNEPEQPTSVSKDVCTKVGNIPDSSSCGYFACTHDGRGGFFKYSLPCQPGLCYNYKKDQCDYK from the exons ATGAAAATCTTCATCGCGTTAGCTGTGTTGTACTTCACAGCTTGTGCCGCTGAaa AAAAAATCGTGTGCTATTTTCAATCTTGGTCGGTTTATCGTAAAGGAAATGGAAAATTTGGTATAGAAAAAATCGACCCGAAACTCTGCACTCATTTGATTTACACCTTCGTCGGAATAAAAGGCAGCGAAGTAAAAATCCTGGACCCGTGGCAAGACACCCCTAATGACTACGGCAAGGACGGGTTCGGAAGGTTCAACAAGCTCAAGCTCAAGAACCCTGCCTTGAAAACTCTGGTAGCAATCGGCGGGTGGAATGAAGGATCCACCAAGTACTCAATAATGGCGAGCAATCCTAGATCCAGAGAGCGCTTCGCTGATAACGCAGTCGCGTTTGTCAAGAAGTGGGGCTTCGATGGGTTCGACCTGGACTGGGAGTACCCGGCCCAGCGAGGTGGCTCGCCGAATGACGTTAAAAACTTCGTCAAGCTTGTTAAAGTCCTGGGGAAGAAATTACACAGTCAAGGGTTGTTACTTTctgctgctgttgctgctgcaAAATCTTCAGCTTCGCAGTCTTATGATATTGCTAAGATAAGTAAACATCTGgactttattaatttgatgGCCTACGATTTTCATGGACCCTGGGATCCCATAACGGGACTCAATGCCCCTTTGCACGCGGGTAGAGGCGATCAAGATCGCGACTTTAATtct GAAGCTGCAGTGAACTACTGGTTATCCAAAGGCGCTCCTAAGGAGAAACTGATCCTTGGAGTTCCAACTTACGGCCGCACATTTACCCTCTCAAACCCCAGAAACAACGGACTAGGAGCCGCTACTTCAGGGCCTGGAAACGCTGGACCCTACACTAAGGAGGCAGGATACCTGGGATACCAAGAAATCTGCGAGATGCAGAAAAAAGGCGGCTGGAAAGTCTCCTACGACAAAGAAAGAAAAGCTGCGTCGGCCTACAAAGGCAATCAGTGGGTCGGATTCGACAACGTAAAGTCGATCAAGGCCAAGGCTGAGTTCGTCAAGAAAATGGGTCTAGGTGGCGCCATGGTCTGGGCTATAGACGTTGATGACTTCAACGGCGTCTGTGGAGAAAAATATCCCTTGGTAAAAACTCTCAATGCTGTTCTACGTGGTGGTAAAGAAATGTCCCAGAAAGAACCTGCCGAGGTTGATAATTCTCAGGAAGATGAACCTGACCTAGATGATTCTCAGAACAATGAGCCTGAACAACCAACTTCAGTTTCTAAGGATGTGTGTACTAAAGTTGGGAACATCCCAGACTCTTCTTCCTGTGGGTATTTTGCTTGTACTCATGATGGTCGTGGAggattttttaagtattcttTACCTTGTCAACCTGGCCTTTGCTACAATTATAAGAAGGATCAGTGTGATTacaaatag
- the LOC123266539 gene encoding uncharacterized protein LOC123266539 isoform X2 — MRFIILLATLCLAAAYPSDDNSDASSGASNEVVADGNPEEEMPGSVEVGTEKDSKGLSNDKEKNPEVGDQGEKKETDGDHCKEPTTNLCTKTGHVLDPKTCGYVACSIGPDGSSYEVYRHLCPDHTCYVEENDRCEWKSNLMLEISEKAQ, encoded by the exons ATGCGTTTCATTATTCTTCTGGCGACTCTTTGTTTGGCCGCGGCCTACCCTTCCGATGATAACT CTGATGCAAGTTCTGGCGCTTCTAACGAAGTTGTTGCTGATGGTAATCCTGAAGAAGAAATGCCGGGAAGCGTTGAGGTTGGTACAGAAAAAGATAGTAAAGGGTTGTCAAACGACAAGGAAAAAAATCCTGAAGTAGGTGATCAAGGTGAAAAAAAAGAGACCGATGGTGACCATTGTAAAGAGCCAACCACTAATTTGTGTACCAAAACTGGACACGTCCTAGATCCAAAAACTTGCGGATATGTTGCGTGTTCCATAGGTCCCGACGGCAGCTCCTATGAGGTATATCGTCATCTCTGTCCTGATCATACTTGCTACGTTGAAGAAAATGACCGCTGCGAATGGAAGAGTAATTTGATGCTTGAAATATCTGAAAAAGCtcaatga
- the LOC123266536 gene encoding putative GPI-anchor transamidase isoform X2 — MKLILGVLFLYTYANPQTGHSNNWAVLVCTSRFWFNYRHEANALSVYHSIKRLGIPDSQIILMLADDMACNPRNPRPATVFNNVKQHINVYADDVEVDYRGYEVTVENFVRLLTGRLPPGAPRSKQLLTDERSNIFIYLTGHGGNGFLKFQDSEEITSQDLADALEQMWQKRRYHEILFIVDTCQASSMYEKIYSPNILAIASSKVGEDSLSHHVDPDIGVYIIDRYTYYALDFLEKVEPSSSKKLSEFLKVCPKHYCLSTVGVRRDLFRRDPEKVPVTDFFGSLRPVELTDTIVTIIPTKGNRTRKTEIERKLHYTPQFPDITLLS; from the exons ATGAAGTTAATTTTAGGAGTTTTGTTTTTGTATACTTAT gcaAATCCTCAAACCGGTCACTCAAACAACTGGGCAGTTCTAGTATGCACATCAAGATTCTGGTTCAACTACCGTCATGAAGCGAACGCGCTGTCAGTGTACCACAGCATCAAGCGCCTGGGAATCCCAGACTCTCAAATAATCCTGATGTTAGCAGACGACATGGCCTGCAACCCTAGAAACCCGCGACCTGCGACAGTCTTCAACAACGTCAAGCAGCACATAAACGTCTATGCTGACGATGTGGAGGTAGACTACCGTGGATACGAAGTCACTGTAGAGAACTTTGTGAGGCTGCTGACCGGCAGACTGCCTCCAGGAGCTCCGAGGTCCAAGCAGCTGCTGACTGACGAGCGCTCCAATATTTTCATATACTTGACAGGTCACGGAGGCAATGGGTTCCTCAAGTTCCAGGACTCTGAGGAGATCACCAGTCAGGACTTGGCTGACGCTCTTGAGCAGATGTGGCAGAAGCGCAGGTATCATGAAATTCTGTTCATTGTCGACACTTGCCAGGCTAGTTCCATGTACGAGAAAATTTACTCGCCTAATATTTTGGCCATCGCTAGCAGTAAAGTTGGTGAAGATTCCTTGTCt catCATGTGGATCCAGATATAGGTGTTTACATTATTGATCGCTACACATACTACGCTTTAGACTTTTTGGAAAAAGTCGAGCCTTCAAGCTCCAAAAAACTTAGTGaattt ttgaaAGTGTGTCCAAAGCACTACTGCTTATCAACAGTAGGCGTTAGACGGGACTTATTCCGTAGAGACCCTGAAAAAGTCCCAGTGACAGACTTCTTTGGGTCTCTCAGGCCAGTGGAGCTGACTGACACCATTGTTACCATTATTCCTACCAAAGGAAACAGAACTCGAAAGACTGAAATTGAGCGCAAGCTTCACTACACTCCACAATTTCCAGATATTACTTTGCTATCTtga
- the LOC123266536 gene encoding putative GPI-anchor transamidase isoform X1 encodes MKLILGVLFLYTYVSHSLTLEANPQTGHSNNWAVLVCTSRFWFNYRHEANALSVYHSIKRLGIPDSQIILMLADDMACNPRNPRPATVFNNVKQHINVYADDVEVDYRGYEVTVENFVRLLTGRLPPGAPRSKQLLTDERSNIFIYLTGHGGNGFLKFQDSEEITSQDLADALEQMWQKRRYHEILFIVDTCQASSMYEKIYSPNILAIASSKVGEDSLSHHVDPDIGVYIIDRYTYYALDFLEKVEPSSSKKLSEFLKVCPKHYCLSTVGVRRDLFRRDPEKVPVTDFFGSLRPVELTDTIVTIIPTKGNRTRKTEIERKLHYTPQFPDITLLS; translated from the exons ATGAAGTTAATTTTAGGAGTTTTGTTTTTGTATACTTATGTAAGTCATTCACTGACATTAGAA gcaAATCCTCAAACCGGTCACTCAAACAACTGGGCAGTTCTAGTATGCACATCAAGATTCTGGTTCAACTACCGTCATGAAGCGAACGCGCTGTCAGTGTACCACAGCATCAAGCGCCTGGGAATCCCAGACTCTCAAATAATCCTGATGTTAGCAGACGACATGGCCTGCAACCCTAGAAACCCGCGACCTGCGACAGTCTTCAACAACGTCAAGCAGCACATAAACGTCTATGCTGACGATGTGGAGGTAGACTACCGTGGATACGAAGTCACTGTAGAGAACTTTGTGAGGCTGCTGACCGGCAGACTGCCTCCAGGAGCTCCGAGGTCCAAGCAGCTGCTGACTGACGAGCGCTCCAATATTTTCATATACTTGACAGGTCACGGAGGCAATGGGTTCCTCAAGTTCCAGGACTCTGAGGAGATCACCAGTCAGGACTTGGCTGACGCTCTTGAGCAGATGTGGCAGAAGCGCAGGTATCATGAAATTCTGTTCATTGTCGACACTTGCCAGGCTAGTTCCATGTACGAGAAAATTTACTCGCCTAATATTTTGGCCATCGCTAGCAGTAAAGTTGGTGAAGATTCCTTGTCt catCATGTGGATCCAGATATAGGTGTTTACATTATTGATCGCTACACATACTACGCTTTAGACTTTTTGGAAAAAGTCGAGCCTTCAAGCTCCAAAAAACTTAGTGaattt ttgaaAGTGTGTCCAAAGCACTACTGCTTATCAACAGTAGGCGTTAGACGGGACTTATTCCGTAGAGACCCTGAAAAAGTCCCAGTGACAGACTTCTTTGGGTCTCTCAGGCCAGTGGAGCTGACTGACACCATTGTTACCATTATTCCTACCAAAGGAAACAGAACTCGAAAGACTGAAATTGAGCGCAAGCTTCACTACACTCCACAATTTCCAGATATTACTTTGCTATCTtga